The Vibrio ishigakensis genome has a window encoding:
- a CDS encoding GNAT family N-acetyltransferase, producing the protein MRLETENLVMVQVTEDDFELFRNLNTDEEVIEYCFDKPNLEEVKQRFESRLPKWCKNSEHWLCLSIMDKRVNQKVGVTGFVLNEDGAEVGFLLSPKFKGRNIATESLSEVMRWARGVHDIQYFNAVVTEGNIASERVLQKCGFNLEQRIADAYEIRGKLYADLIYKS; encoded by the coding sequence GTGCGTTTAGAGACTGAAAACTTAGTAATGGTACAAGTGACAGAAGACGACTTTGAGCTTTTTCGTAATCTGAATACCGATGAAGAAGTGATTGAGTATTGCTTTGATAAGCCAAATCTCGAGGAGGTTAAGCAAAGATTTGAATCTAGGCTTCCTAAATGGTGCAAGAATTCGGAACACTGGCTTTGTTTATCGATTATGGATAAGCGAGTCAACCAGAAAGTCGGCGTTACTGGATTTGTGTTAAATGAAGACGGCGCAGAAGTCGGCTTTTTGCTTAGCCCAAAATTTAAAGGCCGAAACATCGCAACTGAATCACTTAGTGAAGTTATGCGCTGGGCGCGTGGTGTACATGACATTCAATACTTTAATGCGGTAGTGACAGAAGGAAACATTGCTTCAGAGCGCGTACTGCAAAAGTGCGGGTTCAACTTAGAGCAAAGAATTGCAGACGCGTATGAGATTCGAGGAAAGCTTTATGCAGACCTTATCTATAAGTCGTAG
- a CDS encoding PhzF family phenazine biosynthesis protein, producing the protein MNIETYQVDAFTNQAFAGNPAAVCITKEPLSSDLMLNIAAEMAVSETAFLSLSDMNLKWFTPEIEVALCGHGTLATVEVLRSKGTVSDGEAVIFNTLSGVLKAKVIGDEITLDFPAPVIDFEAEPSIELIHALGIASSAIEEFAEFDTKQLIVLSTESDVLSVKPNFDLLKQMPGRGVAITATSDQSELDYVSRYFAPWVGVNEDPVTGSAHCALTKYWSGALNQKQFKAFQASRRGGYLETELLGDRVLLTGHAKLVLSGTLHL; encoded by the coding sequence ATGAATATCGAGACTTATCAGGTGGATGCTTTTACCAATCAAGCATTTGCAGGAAATCCGGCTGCTGTGTGTATAACTAAAGAGCCACTTAGTTCAGATCTGATGCTAAACATAGCGGCGGAAATGGCTGTGTCTGAGACGGCATTTTTATCGCTATCTGATATGAACTTAAAATGGTTTACACCTGAGATTGAAGTCGCACTGTGTGGACACGGCACTCTAGCAACAGTAGAGGTCCTGAGATCAAAGGGCACCGTTAGTGATGGAGAAGCAGTGATTTTCAACACTTTGTCTGGAGTGTTAAAGGCTAAGGTAATCGGTGATGAAATCACTCTAGATTTTCCGGCGCCGGTTATAGATTTTGAAGCTGAGCCAAGCATAGAGTTGATTCATGCTCTAGGTATAGCCTCAAGTGCAATAGAAGAGTTTGCGGAGTTCGATACTAAGCAACTTATCGTTCTATCTACAGAGAGTGACGTGTTATCTGTAAAACCAAACTTTGATTTGCTCAAACAAATGCCAGGACGCGGTGTTGCCATAACGGCAACTTCTGATCAAAGTGAACTGGATTATGTTTCTCGTTACTTTGCACCTTGGGTTGGTGTGAACGAGGATCCAGTGACGGGCTCAGCTCACTGCGCGCTGACCAAGTATTGGAGTGGAGCTTTAAACCAAAAACAGTTTAAGGCGTTTCAAGCATCTAGACGCGGCGGTTATTTAGAGACAGAGTTGCTTGGTGACAGAGTTTTGCTTACAGGCCATGCAAAGTTGGTTTTGTCTGGAACGTTGCATTTATAA
- a CDS encoding YoaH family protein, with amino-acid sequence MLDDLPPLSHEEQQKAVEEIQKLMSEGMSTAQAIKVVAERIRAEYNKKPE; translated from the coding sequence ATGTTAGATGATTTGCCACCGCTCAGTCACGAAGAGCAGCAGAAGGCGGTAGAGGAAATCCAGAAACTGATGTCTGAAGGAATGAGTACAGCACAAGCTATTAAGGTTGTAGCTGAACGAATTAGAGCCGAATATAACAAGAAGCCTGAATAA
- a CDS encoding DUF2861 family protein → MKPAKLILACAALALPYCSVQAKWFEESNTVSKMHESLLNDDLNGMFDLMVHVWQQESEDYLRPHLDALLEQAVEKDCGKSLMNEGFPAWLDNVVINKNTIQRPGRTSYKVRINIESESTIKDVSLLRWPDSHISSEKQISQKVDIDTDNERQLHYTSKNYSLSSDLKSGLYQIIISDVNGESWKSWVILDSITPAQEVRWESRDSWAVDKKKLLNPSCPLPRQTVEVLEYSEGKYSRVWQKSYESRYPKQLPKNSVEPNRYLVSVSMVNSRWQGPIIIQEQNTISKTIDLTEE, encoded by the coding sequence ATGAAACCAGCCAAGCTGATTCTAGCCTGCGCAGCGTTAGCTCTACCGTATTGTTCCGTTCAAGCTAAGTGGTTTGAAGAGAGTAATACGGTATCTAAGATGCACGAGAGCCTGTTGAATGATGACCTAAATGGCATGTTCGACCTAATGGTGCATGTTTGGCAACAAGAGTCTGAGGATTATCTACGTCCTCATCTTGATGCTTTGTTAGAACAAGCGGTCGAGAAAGATTGTGGTAAAAGCTTGATGAACGAGGGTTTCCCTGCTTGGTTAGACAATGTTGTCATCAACAAAAACACCATTCAGAGACCAGGACGTACCTCTTACAAGGTTCGTATTAATATCGAAAGTGAATCCACGATTAAGGATGTAAGCCTTCTACGTTGGCCTGATTCACATATCTCCAGCGAGAAACAGATCTCGCAAAAGGTAGATATTGATACAGATAACGAAAGACAACTTCATTACACCAGTAAAAACTACAGCTTGAGTAGTGACCTTAAAAGCGGTCTTTATCAGATCATCATTAGTGATGTGAACGGTGAGAGTTGGAAGAGCTGGGTTATTCTCGATTCTATAACGCCTGCTCAAGAGGTAAGGTGGGAATCGCGTGATAGTTGGGCTGTTGATAAGAAAAAGCTGCTCAACCCATCTTGCCCACTTCCAAGACAGACGGTCGAGGTATTAGAATACTCGGAAGGTAAGTACAGTCGCGTTTGGCAAAAGAGCTATGAGTCTCGCTATCCAAAGCAGCTACCTAAAAATTCTGTTGAACCGAATCGCTATCTGGTAAGTGTCTCCATGGTCAACTCACGTTGGCAGGGGCCTATCATTATTCAAGAGCAGAACACGATTAGTAAAACCATTGACCTTACAGAAGAGTAG
- the vxrB gene encoding response regulator transcription factor VxrB, which produces MEQTLLLVEDDKNLADGLLVSLEQAGYKCLHAETIAETKALWQHADLVILDRQLPDGDSVSHIGEWKGIKDVPIILLTALVTVKDKVTGLDMGANDYLTKPFAEAELFARIRANLRTVSSGEEAQDDSKVITQSLVIDKATREVAYRGEDVTLTRTEFDLLMFLASNLGRVFTRDELLDHVWGYNHFPTTRTVDTHVLQLRQKLPGIEIETLRGVGYKMKTE; this is translated from the coding sequence GTGGAACAGACACTTCTTCTCGTTGAAGACGATAAAAACCTGGCTGATGGTCTTTTGGTTAGCCTAGAGCAAGCAGGATACAAGTGCCTGCATGCCGAAACCATCGCCGAAACGAAAGCGCTGTGGCAACACGCTGATCTCGTTATCCTTGATCGCCAATTGCCTGATGGTGATTCTGTCTCTCACATCGGTGAGTGGAAAGGCATTAAAGATGTGCCAATCATCCTACTGACTGCGCTAGTTACCGTAAAAGACAAGGTAACTGGCCTTGATATGGGTGCTAACGACTATTTGACTAAGCCATTTGCAGAGGCTGAATTGTTTGCTCGTATCCGCGCGAACCTTCGCACTGTTAGCAGTGGTGAAGAAGCACAAGACGATTCTAAGGTTATCACTCAGAGCCTAGTTATCGATAAGGCAACCCGAGAGGTAGCTTATCGTGGTGAGGATGTGACTCTAACGCGTACCGAGTTTGACCTTCTTATGTTCCTTGCGAGCAACCTAGGTCGCGTGTTTACCCGTGATGAGCTGCTTGATCACGTATGGGGTTACAACCATTTCCCGACTACTCGTACAGTTGATACTCACGTGCTTCAGCTTCGTCAGAAGCTACCAGGTATTGAGATTGAAACCCTGCGCGGTGTTGGCTACAAGATGAAGACCGAATGA
- the vxrA gene encoding sensor histidine kinase VxrA: MLFSLRFSLLVLVLMFVSPVLQAKTLPQKLDVLTSLFSFDDAKQMYDMQEIQVNFPTALISPDSMLPQTSKYPLKDIQLLYQLEQKCKGKLPLSPLVTEPLVFTRAMCRGTKLPVKWFSRSDHIHPGGGTYAARYVSVHPEMFEDLQQYMHISERNLAEPDTLLGRLQLMNRDSVTALIAGAPMFLQGEEFWLRKGDSYFIFDYKTLETNADTAELSFTLSNQVNECFFERGNICWSQKSDQDLIKQALYFLVILNFFLITGWAIYRWNSKRQELRSRMLVLQILTHELRTPIASLSMTVEGFRREFEHLPETVYDEFRRLCEDSRRLRQLAEASKDYLQSDNQMLATEHLPSMQEWLMYKLEEYSAPVVLEMPEDLEANVNIYWLGNCIDNLVNNAIKYGEAPVKLSVVTKKQNLLITVEDQGQLSSKDWKQLRKPFVSEAGLGLGLTIVESMVYRMGGKMRLEGPPTKFIMEIPSGTDTSSR, translated from the coding sequence ATGTTGTTCTCTTTGCGTTTTTCGTTACTTGTTTTAGTACTCATGTTTGTATCGCCAGTGCTGCAGGCCAAGACCTTGCCGCAAAAACTGGACGTGCTGACGAGCCTGTTTTCGTTTGACGACGCAAAACAGATGTACGACATGCAAGAGATACAGGTAAATTTTCCAACTGCGCTAATAAGTCCCGATTCTATGTTGCCGCAGACAAGTAAATATCCTCTCAAGGATATCCAACTTCTGTATCAACTAGAGCAAAAGTGCAAAGGGAAATTACCCCTGAGTCCTTTGGTTACAGAGCCATTAGTGTTTACCCGAGCTATGTGCCGCGGAACTAAACTGCCAGTAAAATGGTTCTCACGTTCAGACCATATTCATCCAGGCGGTGGTACCTATGCTGCTCGTTATGTCTCGGTTCATCCTGAGATGTTTGAAGATCTGCAGCAGTACATGCACATCAGCGAGCGTAACCTTGCAGAGCCAGATACACTTTTAGGTCGTCTGCAACTCATGAACCGCGATTCGGTCACAGCCTTGATAGCGGGTGCACCAATGTTTTTGCAGGGGGAGGAATTTTGGCTGCGTAAGGGCGATAGCTATTTCATTTTTGACTATAAAACCCTAGAGACAAATGCTGACACGGCAGAGCTCAGTTTCACTCTTAGCAATCAGGTAAACGAGTGTTTCTTTGAGCGAGGAAACATCTGTTGGAGCCAGAAGAGCGACCAAGACCTGATAAAGCAAGCGCTCTATTTTTTGGTGATCCTGAACTTCTTCTTGATTACCGGCTGGGCCATTTATCGCTGGAACAGCAAGAGACAAGAGCTTCGTAGTCGCATGTTGGTTCTGCAGATCTTAACCCATGAGTTGAGAACGCCGATAGCCTCGCTATCAATGACAGTGGAAGGTTTTAGACGTGAATTTGAGCACTTGCCTGAGACGGTTTATGATGAGTTCCGCCGTCTGTGCGAAGACTCGAGACGACTTAGACAACTAGCCGAAGCGAGCAAAGATTATCTTCAATCTGATAATCAGATGCTGGCAACAGAACATCTTCCATCGATGCAGGAATGGTTGATGTACAAGCTCGAAGAGTATTCCGCTCCAGTCGTGTTAGAGATGCCGGAAGATTTGGAAGCAAACGTAAATATTTATTGGCTAGGTAACTGCATCGACAACCTGGTTAACAATGCAATTAAGTACGGTGAAGCGCCTGTTAAGCTTTCCGTAGTGACTAAAAAACAGAACTTACTCATAACCGTTGAAGACCAAGGGCAATTGAGCTCTAAAGATTGGAAACAACTTCGTAAACCGTTTGTGAGTGAAGCCGGACTTGGCCTAGGTTTGACGATTGTCGAGTCTATGGTTTATCGAATGGGGGGCAAGATGAGATTAGAGGGCCCACCTACAAAATTTATAATGGAGATCCCAAGTGGAACAGACACTTCTTCTCGTTGA
- the pntB gene encoding Re/Si-specific NAD(P)(+) transhydrogenase subunit beta: MSAGLVQAAYIVAAVFFILSLAGLSKQESARSGNYYGIIGMAIALIATIFGPHSEGIVWIVIAMVIGGGIGIHYAKKVEMTEMPELVAILHSFVGMAAVLVGYNSLLDAPEAATHAEHVIHLVEVYLGVFIGAVTFTGSVVAFGKLRGIISSSPLNLPHKHKLNLAAIVVSAWLMNIYLNGDGSLFPLFIMTLIAFAFGYHLVASIGGADMPVVVSMLNSYSGWAAAAAGFMLANDLLIVTGALVGSSGAILSYIMCKAMNRSFISVIAGGFGQEVSTEGTGEEYGEHRESSAEEVAEMLKNSKSVIITPGYGMAVAQAQYPVHEITEKLRAQGIEVRFGIHPVAGRLPGHMNVLLAEAKVPYDIVLEMDEINDDFPETDTVLVIGANDTVNPAALEDPNSPIAGMPVLEVWNAQNVVVFKRSMNTGYAGVQNPLFFKENSSMLFGDAKDSCLKIIEHL, from the coding sequence ATGTCTGCAGGATTAGTACAAGCAGCTTATATTGTTGCTGCTGTTTTCTTTATTTTGAGTCTAGCCGGGCTTTCTAAGCAAGAAAGTGCGCGTAGTGGTAACTACTACGGCATCATCGGTATGGCTATCGCGCTTATCGCAACCATCTTTGGTCCTCACTCAGAGGGTATCGTTTGGATCGTTATTGCCATGGTTATCGGTGGTGGTATCGGTATCCACTATGCCAAGAAAGTTGAAATGACAGAAATGCCAGAGCTTGTGGCAATTCTTCACAGCTTCGTTGGTATGGCTGCGGTTCTAGTAGGTTATAACAGCCTATTAGACGCACCTGAGGCGGCAACGCATGCGGAGCACGTTATTCACCTTGTAGAGGTGTACCTAGGCGTATTCATCGGTGCGGTTACCTTCACAGGTTCTGTTGTTGCCTTTGGTAAACTTCGCGGCATCATCTCCTCATCACCACTTAACCTTCCACATAAGCACAAGCTAAACCTTGCAGCTATTGTGGTATCGGCTTGGCTGATGAATATCTACCTAAATGGTGACGGCAGCCTGTTCCCACTATTTATCATGACCCTAATCGCATTTGCCTTTGGTTACCACCTTGTAGCATCTATCGGTGGTGCAGATATGCCAGTTGTGGTTTCAATGCTGAACTCATACTCAGGTTGGGCAGCAGCAGCGGCAGGTTTCATGCTAGCAAATGATCTGTTGATCGTAACTGGTGCGCTAGTAGGTTCTTCGGGCGCCATACTGTCTTACATCATGTGTAAGGCGATGAACCGCTCATTCATCAGTGTTATTGCAGGTGGTTTTGGTCAGGAAGTATCGACCGAAGGTACAGGTGAAGAGTACGGTGAGCACCGTGAATCGAGCGCTGAAGAAGTAGCAGAAATGCTGAAAAACTCTAAATCAGTCATCATCACTCCAGGATACGGCATGGCGGTAGCACAGGCTCAGTACCCAGTTCATGAGATCACTGAAAAGCTACGTGCTCAAGGTATCGAAGTGCGCTTTGGTATTCACCCAGTAGCCGGTCGTCTTCCTGGTCACATGAACGTACTTCTTGCTGAAGCGAAAGTACCGTATGACATCGTACTTGAAATGGATGAAATCAATGACGATTTCCCAGAAACAGATACGGTTCTTGTTATCGGTGCTAACGATACGGTTAACCCGGCAGCCCTTGAAGATCCGAACAGCCCAATCGCTGGCATGCCAGTACTTGAGGTGTGGAATGCGCAAAATGTGGTTGTGTTCAAGCGTTCTATGAACACTGGTTACGCTGGCGTTCAAAACCCATTGTTCTTCAAAGAGAACTCTTCGATGCTGTTTGGCGATGCGAAGGATTCGTGCCTGAAGATCATTGAACATCTGTAA